Part of the Nicotiana tabacum cultivar K326 chromosome 20, ASM71507v2, whole genome shotgun sequence genome, aatttctatctttaatcaaatgactccaaaatgacccacggacctccgaattcacttccgatagtgctcccaataccagaatcaccatacggagcttttCCTAGACTCGAAAtcctaaacggacatcgataacacagAAATGCACTTCctcccaaacttatgaaattctttcaaaaatgccaacttccacaataggtgccgaaactttcccgggtcttccaaaacccgatccggatatactgccaagtccaaaatcatcatacaaacatgttagaaccttcaaatctcgattccgaggtcgtttactcaaaaattcaatcttagtcaattcttccaacttaaagctttcgaaatgggaattctctttccaaatcaactctaacttcccggaattcaattccaactACGCGtaaaagtcataatacctgaagtgaagctgctcatggcctcaaactgctgaacgacgcgctagagctcaaaacgaccggttgggtcgttacaaatagaagcacaaatccaattaatttacctatggggacaattcccttttacaaggttagaaaagagactcacctcgctccgaagttccatcaccgacattccacgcccttctgaagactcaaattgatgcacaatattacaaaactagccaataattatataaacccattaatacatgttcaattactcataacaatccaatttataacaatttcaaaCCCCGATCAAAaggttgacaaaattgccctcggggccacgtgctcggattccaaaaattttcaaagataaagtttacttataacctcacgaactcaaatatgtaatttactcTTAATCTcatgcccaaaatcgtggtcaaaatccaagaatactaattttctaggttttccctcaaaccccaagttttccAAAAATTTTGCTACTCAAATCCATATacaatcatgtatttaactcaaaactagcATAAactacttacctcatgcttggtggtgaaaatggcaccTCAAAGTTGCTCTAAAATCGgctccaaaagaagaaatgaggttgaaatgaacccaaccCCCGATTTAAAAGAACCTCACTGCCTACAGCATTTCCGCAagtgcggtcacttgaccgcttctgcggttccacaGGTGCGACCCACAATTTGCTTCTGCGACTCTCCTCCAGGCCCCCGACTTCTGCATCTGCGCCCTTCCTTCTACAGGTGCGGTCCCCTTCTGCGGCAAGAtgatcgcatctgcggtcccagcctagcCCAGCCACTCTCGCTTCTGCGGCAcccaggccgcttctgcggctccgcacctgcggcgaGTGCGGTTACACTAGGTGATAACAGGCTTCAGCTCTTCCTCCCAACTccaatttgatccgttaaccgccgggaatccactcgaggcccccgggaccccgactaatcataccaactagtcccaaaccataatgcggacctgctcgaggcctcaaatcacatcaaacaacactgcaatcatgaatcacaccccaattagagctttatgaactttaaaacttcaaacttctgcatttgatgtcggaacctatcaaatcacctccgattgacctcaaattttgcacactagtcatattcgacattacagacctactccaacttctggaattagaatccgacctcgatatcaaaaggtccacctctagtcaaacttctcaaaaatcttcaaatttctattttagccaaatgactccaaaatgacctacgggcctccaaattcacttccgatcgcgctcccaataccagaatcaccatacggagctattcacaatctcgaaatcccaaacggacatcgataacatggaaatgcacttcaacttaaacttatgaaattctccCTAAAGTGCtctccacaataggtgccgaaacatttCCGGACTttcaaaacccgattcggacatatgcccaagtttgaaatcatcataagaacctgctggaacctccaaatcccgatttcgaggccgtttactcaaaaattcagtCTTAGTCagttctttcaacttaaagcttccgaaatgagaattctctttccaaataaactctgaacttcccggaattcaatttcgaccatgcgtacaagtcataataccttaagtgaagctgtTCATGGACTTAAACtgtcgaacgacgcgctagagctcaaaacgatcggtcgggtcattataacTATTTTACCTAATGTTAGAAAGTTCTTAAAATTATGATGAGAATGCTCAAACTATGGATAGGACCACCAAAAATTAAAGTCTTACTAGATAtagaattaaaatttaaaaaatataaaataaatatctaataTAAGTAATTTTATGAACGAAAATTAAACGTCAAATTTGTATCTTGAAactaaagagaaagaaaatttattgcatgtaatacaaaaaataaatataagaaaACTCAATAGATTTGGAATATACTAATCAAAGaacttatatattaatattttagactaatcAAAGTTATAATTTAAAGTAAAATAAGATATTATTTTGATTAcaggtaaaatattaatataaaagatTAATTAAAAATTTCATAGTAGGGAAGACTgtataaagaaaaaatagagatagagtgaggatatttatactttaaattaattttaaaaaataaagtaaatagttgaataatattcaaaaatattattgatagattaaatagtaaaatagttTCGTGTAAGAGGATAAAAgagtaaaatttattaaattttaagaataaaaaaataatatttatcgCTAATTATTAAAAGGATAATAAGTAAGATATTAAGCCAATTAGTAAGCCAAAAAATCTTAtgaaagtataataatattaaataataaataatataataattataagcaaagaacaaaaaaaattgtGTAAGATTTAAAAGAATAAGACTTATTTAAGCttgagataaaaaataaaatgatactaagaattttattaaaataatatgatctaatATGTTGAAACGAGACAAATCACCACATgacatatttagtatttttttaaatattaataacGAAACGGAATTCAAGTACTAAAATTAACCGGTTGGATTATATAAacatagaaaaagaaaacaggtTATCCACTATGAGATTTGCAAAATGGTTTCATGtcttttttcttaattaatatttaatgATTATCTATAAATTTTATCCGGAAagtttatattttaaagttatttatacataattcaaataatcgAAATCACAATCCGACATGGGTTGTGTCCGCGCATCACGCGGGTACTAACACTagtaattgttaaaagaaatacTATGGATTAATATGTGAGAGACGAAGAATAAAAATGTTAGAAAATCAGGATAAAAAGCTAACCAATAAAAAATCTGTAACTATAAAACTGTATcgtagcatatatatatatatatattagaaaatTAGATTTTCTTTTATATATGCCTTTTAGATAACTtatctcaattttttttaaattataactGTTATTTGTATTATAGTGGGGCAAGTGCTCAGATTAGGGGTGTTAAAAACCAAACCGAAAcagaagcttaatggcttattggtatcgagTTAACGATGTAACGGACGGAGAAtggattaattttttttattaacgacttatcggtttgggggaagtatacatcttaagatatactatatatacatcttaagatatatatatatatatatatatatatatatatatatatatatatatattaaataatcaaaaatcaTTCTTCCACTTCCAGTCTATCAGAGTGAATTAGAATAAAAGAAAGCCAAATAAAAGGAGTCATCTAACTGTAACAAAAGACAAAATTTGCTCTCTGAAACAAGATAACAACAACAGTTACATCACTGCTTCATCAACTTTGCTTGGGTTTTAAGCATCATAGAATTCTAAGCatgacgaacatttgttttaacaACGGTCAATTGGAAATCTTTCACATGGACTAAGGCCAATGTGCATAAACATAAATAAGATTTTAGACAGATGATTTACCCATCACGCTGTCTCCTCTGCTTCGTCCATCTTAGTACGTCGATCACCTAATTAAACATACAGagactaaattttattttattttgtttgaattaggccgataaaccgcccgataagagctaaaccgatatcaatccgcccgatatcttatcgggtgactagcagattaatacatttaaaagccgataaccgataagccaaaccgttaagagtaaataactgcccaatccgcccgataagcagccctaactTAGATAGCCATTCCCAAGGATCCTATTTAGATATTAACTGGTGCTTATTTTATCTtataattttaaactaaaaatattaatttcaagATAATTTGGACATTTTTGTCCTAAAAATTTGAACTGAAAACTCAAATTCACGATGTATTTTTAAATATCAGTCTTTTAAAGTGACCATTATAGTTCCAACCTGGAAAGGGGTGGAATGGGCCTTCATTATTGGGCCATCAGTAAAGCCCAAAAGAAAATGTTTTGGCAACTTCATTGGTCCTATTTGCAGGCGACCCGCCACCATATCTGCTCGGTCTCTTCTTCCTCTCTCCACTCTTAATTCATGAACTTCAGGCTGTATTAATTAATTACTTTTTTGCAGCGAAAATTCTCATCCTGAAGCTGTTTGATATAATGCCCAAGAGGAGTCTCAATTCCAAATTGGAATTGGGGAAGACCACTCTCTTGCTTTGCTGTACAATGTAATCATCCTCAACCCTTTATTCAAAATTCTCTTTTTAATCACATGGCCTGTAAATGCATTCTCAATTCTCAATTTTTGCCTTCCTTTTCCCAATTTAACAAGCCCTACTGTCGAAAAAATAGAACTCCGTTAATCATTTCATGCAGTTCTGACAGTCCCACAACCGAAGAAGACAAGAAACTTAGGTTTAATCAACTGGGTTTACTTAATCTTTCAGTTACGCTCACTGTACTTTCAACTTCACTTGTAAGACCCGCAAATGCAGCAAAAGTCTCCGAAAAGAGACGTTCGACGAAAAAGACTGAGGCTTTAACGCCACAAGAGCTGAAAAAATGGTCACAAGGACTTCCAACTGTGAGCAACAGGCTGCCTTATACAGAAATATTGGATTTGAAAAGGGAAGGGAAACTTAAGCATATAATTAAACCACCTAATGTAGGGTTAAAGCAACGACCCGAGGTAGTTTTAGCTGTTTTAGAGGATTCTAAGGTTGTTAGAATTGTGTTACCTTCTGTTGAGAGTGATCCAAGATTTTGGTCTGAATGGGATGACCTGAAAATTGATGGACTTTGTATGAATGCCTATACTCCACCACTGAAAAAACCCGAGCTGCCTTCACCTTATTTGGGGTTCTTGTCAAATATTCCAGCTTGGATGCTTTCTTTTATGAAGGCCAAGCCACAGTCGAAAAAGGCGTTGGAGCTGAAGAGGGtgagagaagaattgaagaggagGCAAAACCATGAGATGTCAAAGATGAGGGAGGAGAGGGAGAGGATGGAGAAGGCAATGAAAACACAGAAGAAAATGgaagagaggaaaagaaagagggagttgaagagaatgaggTATGAGGAGTCGTTGCGTCAAGCAAGTAGAAGTTCTCAGGATATGGCAAGAATGTGGGAAACCTTAGCTAGTGATTCGAATGTTGCCACTGCTCTTGGATTGGTATTTTTCTACATATTTTATAGAACTGTCGTGCTTAGTTATAGGAGGCAGAAAAAGGATTATGAGGATAGGTTGAAGATAGAGAAAGCAGAAGctgatgagaaaaagaagatgaGGGAATTGGAGAGGGAAATGGAAGGGATTGAGGgtgttgatgatgatgacgaAGAGGAAGGAAGAAAAGGGGAGGAAAATCCTTATATGAAGATGGCTATGCAATTCATGAGGTCAGGTGCTCGTGTCCGAAGAGCACGTAATAAGAAACTTCCCCAGTATTTAGAAAGAGGTGTGGATGTTAAGTTCTCTGATGTTGCTGGGCTTGGGAAAATCAGGGAGGAGCTTGAGGAAATTGTTAAGTTCTTCACCCATGGGGAGATGTATCGCAGGCGAGGAGTCAAAATACCAGGTCAGATATATGCAGATATTGATTTTTGGGGAGTCTTCTTGAATGTGGTTCCTATTTGAGTTTGTTGTTTGACGTATACTTTCTGTAAATAGGAAGTCCTTTTCTTTCTATTTCAGATCAGCAGGAATATGCTGCTTCAATTGC contains:
- the LOC107828105 gene encoding putative inactive ATP-dependent zinc metalloprotease FTSHI 2, chloroplastic, whose amino-acid sequence is MACKCILNSQFLPSFSQFNKPYCRKNRTPLIISCSSDSPTTEEDKKLRFNQLGLLNLSVTLTVLSTSLVRPANAAKVSEKRRSTKKTEALTPQELKKWSQGLPTVSNRLPYTEILDLKREGKLKHIIKPPNVGLKQRPEVVLAVLEDSKVVRIVLPSVESDPRFWSEWDDLKIDGLCMNAYTPPLKKPELPSPYLGFLSNIPAWMLSFMKAKPQSKKALELKRVREELKRRQNHEMSKMREERERMEKAMKTQKKMEERKRKRELKRMRYEESLRQASRSSQDMARMWETLASDSNVATALGLVFFYIFYRTVVLSYRRQKKDYEDRLKIEKAEADEKKKMRELEREMEGIEGVDDDDEEEGRKGEENPYMKMAMQFMRSGARVRRARNKKLPQYLERGVDVKFSDVAGLGKIREELEEIVKFFTHGEMYRRRGVKIPGGILLCGPPGVGKTLLAKAVAGEAGVNFFSISASQFVEIYVGVGASRVRALYQEARENAPSVVFIDELDAVGRERGLIKGSGGQERDATLNQLLVCLDGFEGKGEVITIASTNRPDILDPALVRPGRFDRKIYIPKPGLIGRIEILKVHARKKPMAPDLDYMAVASMTDGMVGAELANIVEVAAINMMRDGRPEITTDDLLQAAQIEERGMLDRKERSPEMWKQVAINEAAMAVVAVNFPDLRNIEFVTIAPRAGRELGYVRMKMDHVKFKEGMLSRQSLLDHITVQLAPRAADELWYGKDQLSTIWAETADNARSAARTLVLGGFSEKHYGLSNFWVADRINDIDSEALQILHMCYGRAKEILERNRNLMDAVVDILVEKKSLQKEEFFNLVKLHGSLQPMPPSVVDLRSAKRLEFQDTLTNQKEVVSQGRN